In one Aquila chrysaetos chrysaetos chromosome 24, bAquChr1.4, whole genome shotgun sequence genomic region, the following are encoded:
- the MYMK gene encoding protein myomaker codes for MGSLVAKLLLPTISTLVFLPTISIAAKRRFHMEAMVYFFTMFFVAIYHACDGPGLSVLCFMRYDILEYFSIYGTALSIWVSLMALAEFDEPKRSTFVMFGVLTIAVRIYHDRWGYGVYSGPIGTAVLVITVKWLQKMKEKKGLYPDKSVYTQQIGPGFCFGALALMLRFFFEEWDYTYVHSFYHCALAMAFVLLLPKENKKAGSAGTPARLDCSTLCCCV; via the exons ATGGGTTCACTGGTGGCCAAGCTCCTTCTGCCCACCATCAGCACCTTGGTCTTCCTCCCCACCATCAGCATCGCGGCCAAGCGGCGCTTCCACATGGAAGCCATGGTTTACTTCTTCACCATGTTCTTCGTGGCG atttacCACGCATGTGATGGCCCCGGCTTATCAGTGCTGTGCTTCATGCGCTATGATATCCTGGAGTACTTCAGCATCTATGGAACAGCTCTGTCCATCTGGGTGTCCCTGATGG CCCTGGCAGAGTTTGACGAGCCGAAGAGATCGACCTTCGTCATGTTCGGCGTCCTCACCATCGCCGTGAGGATCTACCACGACCGCTGGGGCTACGGTGTCTACTCGGGACCCATCGGGACGGCCGTCCTGGTGATAACCGTGAAATGG ctacaaaagatgaaagagaagaaagggctCTATCCAGACAAGAGCGTCTACACCCAACAGATCGGTCCTGGCTTCTGTTTCGGGGCGTTAGCACTGATGCTGCGGTTCTTCTTCGAG GAGTGGGATTACACCTACGTGCACAGCTTCTATCACTGCGCCTTGGCCATGgcctttgtgctgctgctgcccaaggAGAACAAGAAGGCCGGGAGCGCCGGGACCCCCGCCAGGCTCGACTGCTCCACGCTCTGCTGCTGCGTCTGA